A single window of Arcobacter venerupis DNA harbors:
- a CDS encoding response regulator transcription factor, whose translation MDNELLKELKDVSILCVEDDDGIRQTIVSTLKYYFDDVYEAKDGNEAYELYEYYKPKIVLSDIQMKDCDGVELVKRIRKNDSETMIIMLTAYSNEEYLMELINLNINHYILKPLNLKKLNIALEKYLNKTMKPIVLCNDLILDIQKRELIYKNNEIIPLRKREKDFLELLYEKRSSILKYEEIEFQLWNDKEMTTHALKSFIKELRHKIPVNVIKNIPQEGYTLQQ comes from the coding sequence ATGGATAATGAACTATTAAAAGAGTTAAAAGATGTTTCAATTTTATGTGTTGAAGATGATGATGGAATTCGACAAACAATAGTTAGTACTTTAAAATATTACTTCGATGATGTGTATGAAGCAAAAGATGGTAATGAAGCCTATGAATTATATGAATATTACAAACCAAAAATAGTGCTAAGTGATATTCAAATGAAAGATTGTGATGGGGTTGAATTAGTAAAAAGAATAAGAAAAAATGATTCTGAAACAATGATTATTATGCTTACTGCTTATTCAAATGAAGAGTATTTAATGGAATTGATTAATTTAAATATAAATCACTATATTTTAAAACCTTTAAATTTAAAAAAATTAAATATTGCATTAGAAAAATATTTAAATAAAACTATGAAACCTATAGTTTTATGTAATGATTTGATTTTAGATATACAAAAAAGAGAGTTAATTTACAAAAATAATGAAATTATTCCTTTAAGAAAAAGAGAAAAAGATTTTTTAGAGCTTTTATATGAAAAAAGAAGTTCTATTTTAAAGTATGAAGAGATAGAATTTCAACTATGGAATGATAAAGAGATGACTACACATGCGTTAAAATCGTTTATAAAAGAGCTAAGACATAAGATACCTGTTAATGTAATCAAAAATATACCGCAAGAGGGATATACTTTACAACAGTAA
- a CDS encoding alanine/glycine:cation symporter family protein, whose amino-acid sequence MFAEINTFLNDLIWGNILIYLLPVLGVFFTISSRFVQFRYFFKMFNILKGTVHDKDGHISSFQALMLSVSGRVGVGNIAGVAVAITLGGAGAVFWMWVIALVGMATSFFECSLAQLYKEKDGLDSCVYRGGPAYYATKGLGQRWLGVVISILILITFGLAFNATQSFVISTSFEASFNLPTWVSGIVLSIVFGITIFGGVRGIVKMSEVIVPIMALGYLLIALVVIALNLSEIPSLITMIVTEAFNPSSAIAGGIGAVILQGAKRGMFSNEAGLGSAPNVAAVAYVAHPVQQGIVQSFSVFIDTIILCSCTAFIILLSGVYTPGVTGVQGILLTQNALIEHIGPLGGYFITFALFLFGFSSMIYNYYLAENSLNFFSKGNITVFNIFRISCILLVVWGSFQDLSSIFAFADLTMGLLAIINMIVITLLYKPVLKLIRGYERQIKEGNTPVLRYNDYVEFNFDKETWKEIVDNINDKKSKD is encoded by the coding sequence ATGTTTGCAGAAATTAATACATTTCTAAATGATCTTATCTGGGGAAATATTTTAATATATTTACTACCAGTTCTTGGAGTTTTTTTTACTATTAGTTCTAGATTTGTTCAATTTAGATATTTTTTTAAAATGTTCAATATTTTAAAAGGTACTGTGCATGATAAAGATGGACATATTAGTTCATTTCAAGCATTAATGCTAAGTGTTTCTGGTCGTGTTGGAGTTGGAAATATTGCAGGTGTTGCTGTTGCTATTACTCTTGGTGGTGCTGGAGCTGTATTTTGGATGTGGGTTATTGCTTTAGTTGGAATGGCTACAAGTTTCTTTGAGTGTTCACTAGCGCAATTATACAAAGAAAAAGATGGATTAGATTCGTGTGTTTATAGAGGTGGTCCTGCGTATTATGCCACTAAAGGTTTAGGTCAAAGATGGTTAGGTGTAGTAATTTCTATTTTAATTTTAATTACTTTTGGACTTGCATTTAATGCAACTCAATCATTTGTTATTTCTACTTCATTTGAAGCATCATTTAATTTACCAACTTGGGTAAGTGGAATTGTATTAAGTATTGTTTTTGGAATTACAATTTTTGGTGGAGTAAGGGGAATTGTTAAAATGTCAGAAGTTATTGTTCCAATAATGGCTTTAGGATATTTATTAATTGCACTTGTTGTTATTGCCTTAAATCTAAGTGAAATCCCATCGTTAATAACAATGATAGTTACTGAGGCATTTAATCCAAGTTCTGCAATAGCAGGGGGAATTGGAGCAGTTATTTTACAAGGTGCAAAAAGAGGTATGTTCTCAAATGAAGCTGGACTTGGAAGTGCACCAAATGTTGCAGCTGTTGCTTATGTTGCACATCCTGTTCAACAAGGGATAGTTCAATCATTCTCAGTATTCATCGATACAATCATATTATGTTCTTGTACAGCCTTTATTATTCTTCTATCAGGTGTTTATACGCCAGGAGTAACTGGTGTTCAAGGAATTTTATTAACTCAAAATGCTTTAATAGAACATATTGGACCATTGGGTGGATATTTTATTACATTTGCACTATTTTTATTTGGTTTTTCTTCAATGATTTATAACTATTATTTAGCTGAAAATAGTTTAAATTTCTTTAGTAAAGGAAATATTACAGTATTTAATATTTTTAGAATTTCTTGTATTTTACTTGTTGTTTGGGGTTCATTCCAAGATTTAAGTTCTATTTTTGCCTTTGCAGATTTAACTATGGGATTATTAGCAATTATTAATATGATTGTTATTACATTGTTATATAAACCAGTATTAAAATTAATTAGAGGTTATGAAAGACAAATAAAAGAGGGTAATACGCCAGTTCTTAGATATAACGATTATGTTGAGTTTAATTTTGATAAAGAGACTTGGAAAGAGATAGTTGATAATATCAATGACAAGAAGTCGAAAGATTAA
- a CDS encoding lactate utilization protein — MEELINSFKNCGYDAHFVKTKIEALELAKTYIKSGMSVGLGGSVSVQEIGLLDYLLNKKDITVFNQYEDGISMDENTHRRRQGLISDIFVTSTNAITKDGKLVNADGSGNRVAAFSYGPKNVLVIVGINKIVENLEAGFKRVMEVAAIKNIERINNKAIEMGKEPKYNLDNIANKFSWVKADDKDRIIIILVDEELGY; from the coding sequence GTGGAAGAATTAATAAATAGCTTTAAAAATTGTGGTTATGACGCGCATTTTGTAAAAACTAAAATAGAAGCTCTTGAATTAGCAAAAACATATATAAAATCTGGAATGAGTGTTGGTCTTGGTGGCAGCGTTAGTGTTCAAGAGATTGGATTATTAGATTATTTATTAAATAAAAAAGATATTACAGTTTTTAATCAATATGAAGATGGTATCTCTATGGATGAAAATACTCATAGAAGAAGACAAGGTTTAATCTCTGATATTTTTGTTACAAGTACAAATGCAATCACAAAAGATGGAAAACTTGTAAATGCTGATGGAAGTGGAAATAGAGTTGCTGCATTTTCTTATGGACCTAAGAATGTTTTAGTAATTGTTGGAATTAATAAAATTGTTGAAAATCTTGAAGCAGGTTTTAAAAGAGTTATGGAAGTTGCTGCTATTAAAAATATAGAAAGAATAAACAACAAAGCAATAGAAATGGGAAAAGAGCCAAAATATAATCTTGACAATATTGCAAATAAATTTTCATGGGTAAAAGCTGATGATAAAGATAGAATCATCATCATTTTAGTTGATGAAGAGTTAGGGTATTAA
- the fabD gene encoding ACP S-malonyltransferase, translated as MKKVAFIFPGQGSQTIGMGKDFFDNSDIAKVMISKASERLGIDFEKLLFEENENIGKTEFTQPAILLVSSIANAIFKEKCDITPTFVLGHSLGEFSALVSAGGIDYLDAIELVHKRGLFMTDACSGGGAGMMALVGIDDAIVEKICEEQRALGKKVWPANYNMDGQLVLAGLKADLESLVDTFKAAGAKRAIVLDMSVASHCELLTSAVENLNPYLEKFIKDEFSPVISNVTAQAYTTKNEAIKLLSAQLTSPVKYKQSIVAFENDVDLFIEFGNGAVLKGLNKKITKVATINVSDMKSLESVIGELND; from the coding sequence ATGAAAAAAGTTGCTTTTATTTTTCCTGGACAAGGAAGTCAAACTATAGGAATGGGAAAAGATTTTTTTGATAATAGTGATATAGCAAAAGTAATGATTTCAAAAGCTAGTGAGAGATTAGGAATTGACTTTGAAAAACTTTTATTTGAAGAGAATGAAAATATTGGAAAAACAGAATTTACTCAACCTGCTATTTTATTAGTTAGCTCTATTGCAAATGCAATTTTTAAAGAAAAATGTGATATCACACCTACCTTTGTTTTAGGTCATTCATTGGGAGAATTTTCAGCTTTAGTATCTGCTGGTGGAATTGATTATTTAGATGCAATAGAATTAGTGCATAAAAGAGGTTTATTTATGACTGATGCTTGTTCTGGTGGTGGAGCTGGAATGATGGCCCTAGTTGGAATTGATGATGCTATTGTTGAAAAAATTTGTGAAGAGCAAAGAGCTTTAGGCAAAAAAGTTTGGCCAGCAAATTATAATATGGATGGACAACTTGTTCTTGCAGGTCTTAAAGCTGATTTAGAATCACTTGTAGATACATTTAAAGCAGCTGGAGCTAAAAGAGCAATTGTTTTAGATATGTCAGTTGCTAGTCACTGTGAATTATTAACAAGTGCTGTTGAAAATTTAAATCCATATTTAGAAAAATTTATAAAAGATGAATTTTCACCTGTTATTTCAAATGTTACAGCACAAGCATATACAACAAAAAATGAAGCAATTAAATTATTATCTGCTCAACTTACTAGCCCTGTAAAATACAAACAATCAATTGTTGCGTTTGAAAATGATGTAGATTTATTTATAGAATTTGGAAATGGTGCTGTTTTAAAAGGTTTAAATAAAAAAATTACAAAAGTAGCAACAATTAATGTTTCAGATATGAAATCACTTGAAAGTGTAATAGGTGAATTAAATGACTAA
- a CDS encoding MFS transporter gives MIKNLFKSRIALLYIMSISMVFSFSAWMSLLNNYVIEVASFNGSQIGILQSLREIPGFLAFTVVLVILFIAQQRLAYISMITLGLGVFLTGFYPSATGLYLTTIIMSIGFHYLETLNQSLSLQWIDKQKAPIILGKLSAAKSFASLIAFIVIFIMMKFYSVEYKYVYAFFGLSTSLVGIIAWIGFEHFKDDVVQEKKLVIKKEYWLFYILTFFAGARRQIFVVFAGFLLVEKFGVDIHNMVILLFVNACLNIYFAPKIGRFIARVGESITLRFEYIGLVIVFISYAFVENIYFAFFLYIVDHLLFSMAIALNTYFQKIADPKDISTANAVSFTINHIAAVFLPFLLGMVWLYSSSLVFIIGAAIGFLSFILSFLVPYKPEQGFETTLKANKS, from the coding sequence ATGATAAAAAATCTTTTTAAGTCAAGAATTGCATTACTTTATATAATGTCAATTTCTATGGTATTCTCATTCTCAGCTTGGATGAGTCTACTAAATAATTATGTAATAGAAGTAGCTTCTTTTAATGGTAGTCAAATTGGTATTTTACAAAGTTTACGTGAAATACCAGGCTTCTTAGCTTTTACTGTTGTATTGGTTATTTTATTTATTGCCCAACAAAGGCTCGCTTATATTTCAATGATAACTTTGGGTTTAGGAGTTTTCTTAACTGGATTTTATCCAAGTGCCACAGGACTTTATCTTACAACTATTATCATGTCTATTGGATTTCACTATTTAGAAACATTAAATCAATCCTTATCACTTCAATGGATAGATAAACAAAAAGCTCCAATTATTTTAGGAAAATTAAGTGCAGCCAAATCATTTGCTTCACTTATAGCTTTTATTGTTATTTTTATCATGATGAAATTTTATAGTGTTGAATATAAATATGTTTATGCTTTTTTTGGTCTGAGTACTTCTCTTGTTGGAATAATAGCTTGGATAGGATTTGAACATTTTAAAGATGATGTTGTTCAAGAAAAAAAATTAGTAATAAAAAAAGAGTATTGGCTTTTTTATATTTTGACTTTTTTTGCAGGGGCAAGACGACAAATATTTGTAGTATTTGCAGGATTCTTACTTGTAGAGAAATTTGGTGTAGATATTCATAATATGGTAATCTTACTCTTTGTAAATGCTTGTCTGAATATTTATTTTGCTCCAAAAATAGGAAGATTTATTGCTCGGGTTGGAGAATCAATTACTTTAAGATTTGAGTATATTGGACTTGTTATTGTATTTATTTCTTATGCATTTGTTGAAAATATATATTTTGCTTTTTTCTTATATATTGTTGACCATCTTTTATTTTCAATGGCCATTGCTCTTAATACATATTTTCAAAAGATTGCAGATCCAAAAGATATTTCAACTGCAAATGCTGTTAGTTTTACAATAAATCATATAGCAGCAGTATTTTTACCATTTTTATTAGGTATGGTCTGGTTATATTCAAGTTCATTAGTTTTTATAATTGGAGCAGCTATTGGATTTTTATCATTTATTTTATCTTTTTTAGTTCCATATAAACCAGAGCAGGGTTTTGAAACTACATTAAAAGCAAATAAGAGTTAG
- a CDS encoding 5'-methylthioadenosine/adenosylhomocysteine nucleosidase — protein MTKLAIMGAMEEEIEPLLSYFENVNTVEFANNKYYEVNYDGLEIVIAYSKIGKVFASLTAATMIEKFGCDTLLFSGVAGGINPELKIGDLIIADKLCQHDLDITAFGHPNGYVPGGKVFIQTSEELRTIAKKVALENNLKVIEGTIATGDQFVHSTERKEFIQKTFDADALEMEGASVAVVCDALNIPYFILRAISDTADMDAGFDFDEFLKSSAKNSADYLIKIVKELKK, from the coding sequence ATGACTAAATTAGCAATAATGGGAGCGATGGAAGAGGAAATCGAACCTCTTTTATCATATTTTGAAAATGTAAATACAGTTGAATTTGCAAACAATAAATATTATGAAGTAAATTACGATGGTTTAGAAATTGTAATTGCATATTCAAAAATTGGAAAAGTATTTGCAAGTTTAACGGCTGCAACTATGATTGAAAAATTTGGATGTGATACTCTTTTATTTTCAGGTGTTGCAGGTGGAATTAATCCTGAGCTTAAAATTGGAGATTTAATAATTGCTGATAAATTATGTCAACATGATTTAGATATTACAGCTTTTGGTCATCCAAATGGATATGTTCCTGGTGGAAAAGTTTTTATTCAAACAAGTGAAGAATTAAGAACTATTGCAAAAAAAGTTGCACTTGAGAATAATTTAAAAGTAATTGAGGGAACTATTGCAACTGGAGATCAGTTTGTACATTCAACTGAGAGAAAAGAATTCATTCAAAAAACTTTTGATGCAGATGCTTTAGAAATGGAAGGTGCAAGTGTTGCTGTTGTTTGTGATGCTTTAAATATTCCATATTTCATTTTAAGAGCTATTTCTGATACTGCTGATATGGATGCTGGATTTGATTTTGATGAATTTTTAAAATCTAGTGCAAAAAATTCTGCTGATTATTTAATAAAAATTGTTAAAGAATTAAAAAAATAA
- the aspA gene encoding aspartate ammonia-lyase, with amino-acid sequence MEKLHRIEKDFLGEKEIDSSKYYGIQTLRAKENFNITKTDISLFPNFIKSLAKVKKACALTNYELGDLTDIQKDAIVQACNEIIDGKFHDQFIVDPIQGGAGTSTNMNANEVIANRALEILGKPKSSYDIIHPNNHINMSQSTNDVYPTAIKLTLHELIYKLKESLRFLRDCFEEKSVEFKDVLKMGRTQLQDAVPMTLGQEFKTFAVMIDADIFRLRDVQAHLREVNLGATAIGTGINSKAAYQRKVISNLREVTGVDYVAAGDLIEATQDTGSFVHISGMLKSIAIKVSKICNDLRLLSSGPRAGFNEINLPPMQPGSSIMPGKVNPVIPEVVNQVAFEVIGADMTIAMASEGGQLQLNVFEPLIAYKLFTSINMMRRAFYSLGEKCVKGITANEEVCMENILNSVTLVTCLNPILGYEKSSALAKEALKTNKRVYDIILEQELFTKEELDELLRPENMVTNLSKDAK; translated from the coding sequence ATGGAAAAGTTACACAGAATTGAAAAAGATTTTTTAGGTGAAAAAGAGATAGATTCAAGTAAATATTATGGAATTCAAACATTAAGAGCAAAAGAGAATTTCAATATTACTAAAACAGATATATCACTGTTTCCAAATTTTATAAAATCACTTGCAAAAGTAAAAAAAGCTTGTGCTTTAACTAACTATGAGTTAGGTGACTTAACTGATATACAAAAAGATGCAATTGTTCAAGCTTGTAATGAAATAATTGATGGAAAATTTCATGACCAATTTATTGTTGACCCAATTCAAGGTGGAGCTGGAACTTCTACAAATATGAATGCAAATGAAGTTATTGCAAATAGAGCTTTAGAGATTTTGGGAAAACCAAAAAGTTCATATGACATTATTCACCCAAATAATCATATTAACATGAGTCAATCAACAAATGACGTTTATCCAACTGCTATTAAATTAACTCTTCATGAATTAATTTATAAATTAAAAGAGTCATTAAGATTTTTAAGAGATTGTTTTGAAGAAAAATCTGTTGAGTTTAAAGATGTTTTAAAAATGGGAAGAACACAACTTCAAGATGCTGTTCCTATGACTTTAGGACAAGAATTTAAAACTTTTGCAGTTATGATTGATGCGGATATTTTTAGATTAAGAGATGTACAAGCTCACTTAAGAGAAGTTAATTTAGGTGCAACTGCAATTGGTACAGGGATTAATTCAAAAGCTGCATACCAAAGAAAAGTTATTTCAAATTTAAGAGAAGTTACAGGTGTTGATTATGTTGCAGCTGGAGATTTAATTGAAGCTACTCAAGATACAGGTTCATTTGTACATATTTCTGGGATGTTAAAAAGTATTGCAATTAAAGTATCAAAAATTTGTAATGATTTAAGACTTTTAAGTTCTGGACCACGTGCAGGATTTAATGAAATTAATCTTCCTCCAATGCAACCTGGATCTTCAATCATGCCTGGAAAAGTAAATCCAGTAATTCCTGAAGTTGTAAACCAAGTTGCTTTTGAAGTAATTGGTGCTGATATGACTATTGCAATGGCAAGTGAAGGTGGACAATTACAATTAAATGTATTTGAACCATTAATTGCTTACAAACTATTTACTTCAATTAATATGATGAGAAGAGCATTTTACTCTTTAGGTGAAAAATGTGTTAAAGGTATTACTGCAAATGAAGAAGTTTGTATGGAAAATATTTTAAATTCAGTAACACTTGTAACTTGTTTAAATCCAATTTTAGGATATGAAAAAAGTTCAGCACTTGCTAAAGAAGCTTTAAAAACAAACAAAAGAGTTTATGACATTATTTTAGAGCAAGAGTTATTTACAAAAGAAGAACTTGATGAGTTATTAAGACCTGAAAATATGGTAACTAACCTTTCTAAGGACGCAAAATGA
- a CDS encoding asparaginase domain-containing protein, with product MKITVLNTGGTFNKRYNPIKGQLEVPTDNIALDKIVKSCHNVQFDIKNIVSKDSLDFTQEDRETILKEIQNSTSENIIIIHGTDTVDLTSKFIEDKIQGKKIVFTGAMVPMSIDEVEATMNFSQAIGFLNAPIENGIYLSMHGVVVEHSKLVKDRSVGQFLVKN from the coding sequence ATGAAAATAACTGTATTAAATACAGGTGGAACATTTAATAAAAGATATAATCCAATCAAAGGACAATTAGAAGTTCCAACTGATAATATCGCATTAGACAAGATTGTAAAATCTTGCCATAATGTACAATTTGACATTAAAAATATTGTTTCAAAAGATAGTTTAGATTTTACACAAGAAGATAGAGAGACTATTTTAAAAGAGATACAAAATAGCACAAGTGAGAATATTATCATTATTCACGGAACTGATACTGTTGATTTAACTTCAAAATTTATTGAAGATAAAATTCAAGGTAAAAAAATAGTTTTCACAGGTGCAATGGTTCCTATGAGTATTGATGAAGTTGAAGCAACTATGAATTTTTCTCAAGCAATTGGATTTTTAAATGCACCAATAGAAAATGGTATTTATTTATCAATGCATGGAGTTGTAGTTGAGCATTCAAAATTAGTAAAAGATAGAAGTGTAGGCCAGTTTTTAGTTAAGAATTAA
- a CDS encoding sensor histidine kinase, with protein MFNKEGIPFFTVVIPFFCILFISFLSISYNLKLSQSNFQLDLDEYKKIYIKTNIDNQTLDLLVKEKIQEEKRREELFLDFMMVVTLVVLLFMAFFSFLMISIIKDVIKKYKKQVQNREDELKALNDNLFMKVQCGIQEAKQKDKKILEQAKLARIGSMISMIAHQWRQPLSELSGILMELETATRFKKVDENHILTAIEKSDKMIDFMSNTIDDFRNFYKPDKIKEEFLVSLACSRAINIIDATLKNLGIELNININNDKKIYGYPTEFSQVILNILSNAKDILVERDIKNPRIDITIDTKGILCILEISDNAGGIKEENLEIIFDPYFSTKESSKGTGLGLYISKLIIERNMGGELSIYNNQEGAVFKIVIAG; from the coding sequence ATGTTTAATAAAGAAGGAATCCCTTTTTTTACTGTTGTTATCCCTTTTTTTTGTATCTTATTTATATCTTTTCTTTCAATTTCATATAATTTAAAACTTTCACAAAGTAATTTTCAATTAGATTTAGATGAGTATAAAAAAATTTATATTAAAACAAATATTGATAATCAAACATTAGATTTGTTAGTAAAAGAAAAAATTCAGGAAGAAAAGAGAAGAGAAGAGTTGTTTTTAGATTTTATGATGGTTGTTACTTTAGTTGTTCTTCTTTTTATGGCATTTTTTTCTTTTCTGATGATTTCAATTATTAAAGATGTTATAAAAAAATACAAAAAGCAAGTTCAAAATAGAGAAGATGAACTTAAAGCTTTAAATGATAATTTATTTATGAAAGTTCAATGTGGTATTCAAGAAGCCAAACAAAAAGATAAAAAAATATTAGAACAAGCAAAACTTGCAAGAATTGGTTCAATGATTAGTATGATAGCTCATCAATGGCGACAGCCACTTAGTGAATTGTCTGGAATTTTAATGGAACTAGAAACTGCAACTAGATTTAAAAAAGTAGATGAAAATCACATTTTAACTGCAATTGAGAAAAGTGATAAAATGATTGATTTTATGTCCAACACAATAGATGACTTTAGAAATTTCTATAAACCTGATAAAATTAAAGAAGAATTTTTAGTTTCTCTTGCTTGTTCAAGAGCAATAAATATTATTGATGCAACTTTAAAAAATTTAGGTATTGAACTAAATATCAATATAAATAATGATAAAAAGATATATGGTTATCCTACAGAATTTTCTCAAGTTATTTTAAATATCTTAAGTAACGCAAAAGATATTTTAGTTGAAAGAGATATAAAAAATCCAAGAATTGATATAACTATTGATACAAAAGGGATATTATGTATTCTTGAAATATCAGATAACGCAGGTGGGATTAAAGAAGAAAATCTAGAGATTATTTTCGATCCATATTTTAGTACAAAAGAATCTTCAAAAGGTACAGGACTTGGACTTTATATCTCAAAACTTATAATTGAGCGAAATATGGGTGGAGAATTAAGTATTTATAATAATCAAGAAGGTGCAGTTTTTAAAATTGTAATTGCAGGATAA
- a CDS encoding manganese-dependent inorganic pyrophosphatase, translating to MALYTCGHIIPDSDSICSAISLSYLLNKIGRPATPARQGEPNPETKFILEKFGFELPVLKTSFAGDELFITDYSDVAQAPQELDKTTIVGIVDHHKLGDITTSAPLECWIRPVGCTNTIVKEMYDFHKVEIPANIAGIMMCAILSDTVIFKSPTCTDTDIKAVRELSKICGIEDFGALGMEMFKVKSQVIGTPIRDLVMRDYKNFDMHGTKVGVGQLEVVDGSVFDDIKDELMADIKKVKEENNLHTVALLLTDIIKEGSEVLVASDDNSIFEKAFNCKLEDNKVWLDGCLSRKKQIIPFLEPAFA from the coding sequence ATGGCTTTATATACATGTGGACATATTATTCCAGATTCTGACTCTATTTGTTCAGCAATCTCATTATCATATTTACTAAATAAAATAGGAAGACCAGCAACTCCTGCAAGACAAGGTGAACCAAATCCAGAAACAAAATTTATTTTAGAAAAATTTGGATTTGAGTTACCAGTTTTAAAAACTTCATTTGCTGGTGATGAGTTATTCATCACAGATTATTCAGATGTTGCGCAAGCTCCACAAGAGCTTGATAAAACTACAATCGTGGGAATTGTTGACCATCATAAACTTGGTGATATTACAACTTCAGCTCCATTAGAGTGTTGGATTAGACCTGTTGGTTGTACAAACACAATCGTAAAAGAGATGTATGATTTTCATAAAGTTGAAATTCCTGCAAACATAGCTGGAATTATGATGTGTGCAATTTTATCTGATACAGTTATCTTCAAATCACCAACATGTACAGATACAGACATTAAAGCTGTTAGAGAATTATCAAAAATCTGTGGAATTGAAGATTTCGGTGCTCTTGGTATGGAAATGTTCAAAGTTAAATCACAAGTTATTGGAACTCCAATCAGAGACCTTGTAATGAGAGATTATAAAAACTTTGATATGCATGGAACAAAAGTAGGTGTTGGACAACTTGAAGTTGTTGATGGAAGCGTATTTGATGACATCAAAGATGAACTAATGGCTGATATTAAAAAAGTAAAAGAAGAGAACAATCTTCACACAGTTGCTTTATTATTAACTGACATTATAAAAGAAGGTTCAGAAGTTCTTGTAGCTAGCGATGATAATTCAATTTTTGAAAAAGCATTTAACTGTAAACTTGAAGATAACAAAGTTTGGTTAGACGGTTGTCTATCAAGAAAAAAACAAATTATTCCTTTCTTAGAACCTGCATTCGCTTAA
- a CDS encoding sulfite exporter TauE/SafE family protein, which yields MELFADITLFWVITFIVVGFFAGYIDSIAGGGGMIQVPILLLSGISPLNVLASNKMASLVGVLMATIKYALSKKISWKVVSIAMIPCLLASYIGSRLVMFVSDDIIKWAIILAIPVAMIFLFKKSKKIIEEKTELNNKNIILATAPIGFYDGLIGPGTGTYMTISMKKYLHLDYLVSTASTKPLNFATNLGSAIAFIMAGKVLWGVAIVLGLANVAGSYVGSHYAIKGGEEFIKKILIFVLVFMLLANIVKMVIS from the coding sequence ATGGAACTTTTTGCTGATATTACTCTTTTTTGGGTAATTACTTTTATTGTTGTTGGTTTTTTTGCTGGGTATATTGATTCAATTGCGGGTGGTGGTGGAATGATACAAGTTCCGATTTTACTTTTAAGTGGAATTTCACCTTTGAATGTTTTAGCTTCAAATAAAATGGCTAGTTTAGTTGGTGTTTTAATGGCTACAATTAAATATGCACTTAGTAAAAAAATATCTTGGAAAGTTGTAAGTATTGCAATGATTCCTTGTTTACTTGCTTCTTATATTGGAAGTAGATTAGTTATGTTTGTATCTGATGACATAATTAAATGGGCTATTATTTTAGCTATTCCAGTTGCAATGATTTTTTTGTTTAAAAAAAGTAAAAAAATCATAGAAGAAAAAACTGAACTAAACAACAAAAATATAATTCTAGCAACTGCTCCTATTGGTTTTTATGATGGTTTAATTGGTCCTGGAACTGGAACTTATATGACTATTTCTATGAAAAAATATTTACATCTTGATTACTTAGTTTCAACAGCATCAACAAAACCTTTGAATTTTGCAACGAATCTAGGTTCGGCAATTGCCTTTATAATGGCTGGAAAAGTTTTATGGGGAGTTGCTATCGTTTTAGGTTTAGCAAATGTAGCTGGTTCTTATGTGGGAAGTCACTATGCCATAAAAGGTGGAGAAGAGTTCATCAAAAAAATACTTATATTTGTACTTGTTTTTATGTTATTGGCAAATATTGTAAAAATGGTAATAAGTTAG